From a region of the Agromyces ramosus genome:
- a CDS encoding tetratricopeptide repeat protein — protein MSDWQHRIDAVWAAADDLGDAEVIRRIDAIAAERPEGDPAALFERAGARDSAGLEVDAEPLYRAALANGLAGSERVQAHVQLASTIRNLGRPLEAIELLDAIEPDAGELHDAVVAFRALALVDAGDARRAASDALAALAPHLQRYRVSVAAYAADLAASA, from the coding sequence ATGAGCGACTGGCAGCACCGCATCGACGCCGTCTGGGCCGCGGCCGACGACCTGGGTGACGCCGAGGTGATCCGCCGCATCGATGCGATCGCCGCCGAACGGCCCGAAGGCGATCCGGCCGCCCTCTTCGAGCGCGCGGGCGCTCGCGACTCGGCGGGTCTCGAGGTCGATGCCGAGCCGCTCTACCGGGCAGCCCTCGCCAACGGGCTCGCCGGTTCCGAGCGTGTGCAGGCCCACGTGCAGCTCGCCTCCACGATCCGCAACCTCGGGCGGCCCCTCGAGGCGATCGAGCTGCTCGACGCCATCGAGCCCGACGCCGGCGAGCTCCACGACGCCGTGGTCGCGTTCCGGGCGCTCGCGCTCGTCGACGCGGGCGATGCCCGCCGTGCGGCATCCGACGCACTCGCAGCCCTCGCACCGCACCTGCAGCGCTACCGCGTGTCGGTCGCCGCATACGCCGCGGACCTCGCGGCATCCGCCTAG
- the tig gene encoding trigger factor: MPTTSVEKLSPTRAKLTISVTPEELKPSITHAYSHIAEQINVPGFRKGKVPPPIVDQRVGKLAVLEHAVNEGLDGFYRAAVAEHELRPLGRPEADIVEWPSDKDFSGDLLLAIEVDVRPEIELPDYNGLELTVDSVEVTDAEVDEELERLRSRFGTLITVDRPAKTGDFVTLDLVAVIDGTEVDTASGISYELGSGELIEGIDEALDTLSAGETTTFASKLLGGDHEGETAEITVTVIAVKERELPEADDDFAQIASEFDTLAELTDSLKGQVATSKSFGQGNQARDLLVEKLLELVDVPVAQAVIDDEVHRHLENENRLEDDEHRAEVAESSEKAFKTQILLDSIAEAEKVQVSQDELTQYLVQGAAQYGMDPNEFVQALSQNGQIPAMVGEVARNKALAIALGKAKVSDAAGNPVDLSEFTAVGDAGDSETETDAAEAPAEEAKPARKRDAKKADAADAAEAPAADAEEPKKPARKRAGKKADDE; the protein is encoded by the coding sequence ATGCCGACCACTTCGGTTGAGAAGCTGAGCCCGACGCGCGCCAAGCTCACCATCTCGGTGACGCCCGAGGAGCTGAAGCCCAGCATCACCCACGCCTACAGCCACATCGCCGAGCAGATCAACGTGCCCGGCTTCCGCAAGGGCAAGGTGCCGCCGCCCATCGTCGACCAGCGCGTCGGCAAGCTCGCCGTGCTCGAGCACGCGGTCAACGAGGGCCTCGACGGCTTCTACCGTGCCGCTGTGGCCGAGCACGAGCTGCGTCCCCTCGGCCGGCCCGAGGCCGACATCGTGGAGTGGCCGAGCGACAAGGACTTCTCAGGCGACCTCCTCCTCGCGATCGAGGTTGACGTGCGCCCCGAGATCGAGCTGCCCGACTACAACGGCCTCGAGCTCACGGTCGACTCGGTCGAAGTCACCGACGCCGAGGTCGACGAGGAGCTCGAGCGTCTCCGCAGCCGCTTCGGCACCCTCATCACGGTCGACCGCCCGGCCAAGACCGGCGACTTCGTGACCCTCGACCTCGTCGCCGTCATCGACGGCACCGAAGTCGACACCGCGAGCGGCATCTCCTATGAGCTCGGCTCCGGCGAGCTCATCGAGGGCATCGACGAGGCCCTCGACACCCTCTCCGCAGGCGAGACCACGACCTTCGCGTCGAAGCTGCTCGGCGGCGACCACGAGGGCGAGACCGCCGAGATCACCGTCACGGTCATCGCCGTGAAGGAGCGCGAGCTTCCCGAGGCCGACGACGACTTCGCCCAGATCGCGAGCGAGTTCGACACGCTCGCCGAGCTCACCGACAGCCTCAAGGGCCAGGTCGCCACGTCGAAGTCGTTCGGCCAGGGCAACCAGGCCCGCGACCTCCTCGTCGAGAAGCTCCTCGAGCTCGTCGACGTGCCCGTCGCGCAGGCCGTCATCGACGACGAGGTGCACCGCCACCTCGAGAACGAGAACCGCCTCGAAGACGACGAGCACCGTGCCGAGGTCGCCGAGTCGAGCGAGAAGGCGTTCAAGACGCAGATCCTCCTCGACTCGATCGCCGAGGCCGAGAAGGTGCAGGTCAGCCAAGACGAGCTGACCCAGTACCTCGTGCAGGGCGCAGCGCAATACGGCATGGACCCCAACGAGTTCGTGCAGGCCCTCAGCCAGAACGGCCAGATCCCCGCCATGGTCGGCGAGGTGGCGCGCAACAAGGCGCTCGCGATCGCGCTCGGCAAGGCGAAGGTGTCGGATGCCGCAGGCAACCCCGTCGACCTCTCCGAGTTCACGGCGGTGGGTGACGCCGGCGACAGCGAGACCGAGACCGATGCAGCCGAGGCTCCCGCCGAAGAGGCGAAGCCGGCTCGCAAGCGCGACGCGAAGAAGGCCGACGCCGCCGACGCTGCCGAGGCGCCCGCCGCCGACGCCGAAGAGCCGAAGAAGCCGGCTCGCAAGCGCGCCGGCAAGAAGGCCGACGACGAGTAG
- a CDS encoding SCO7613 C-terminal domain-containing membrane protein, with protein MTDRPLGAARDLQRWPADPDQLVDTTRCPACFAPLDSTRCRECGLELGVPAAAELLALSTRVHAELIARRSLITRMRVEQATAERAAAVAAVPPVAIAPATSAPTVATVAAVPPAASAPPSPLPPAASVGEAAPRSSRSSVQVLLLTLGVVLISITAIVFLFVAYLVATLEVRSVIIAVASVLVLGVAWLLRARRLPGTAEGVASVAIVLLLLDVWIVRANGLFGTDSVDAAGYTGAALLVVSIALLGVRAVSGIRVAGFAAAGLAPVGVFLLAFQAAPEGEFATGVWLGCLAASLLGTLAVLTPRTVERVIVLGAGFAAGIVALTAAVWALPESDWNQLWSFLAVGAAWLLALIALRARGGNLSVGWTRIAALALGASLALAPAVSIFSELDLEEQALWLAPAAAGAVVSVLAAVARLVATASRDAFRAAAAAVVVTLVAAVPGLVVGVATVAARLFASAPPWQLGADSPVVSLVAEAELAAVLVPFVLATGALVVTALARRFRTFAALPIGAALAGVLVSGAVAPGVALSAAVLLALGAVALALAAMLRPLAVRGLLTTLLIVGASGGALAWWVGYSSADVWPWAVVLVIATIIAGRVFGRQVWTAPAAPAAGATHLALAATLAATAVFSIVPWLESTGVVLAAPWASPWMWLATIGSALLIVAAFARVGTPADRLATVVPIFAASAIALIGVALETDAPLRWLPAVIFVVAGLLWLRTGTLPSMQASFGAATPLALALGAGLAADELFGPEFVGAGVAGASLLAAALAHVVLPADARAARLGWSIAVGLAAFAALLLGATGPNFTDQLWLVLLLLTPIPIVMAALDGDPIAGRQPSRHLAWLSLGLAVATVWAWLAGDGVDNVEAYTLPLAVALAVTGGLITWRRGTGDARASGRTALFGVAAAVAVLPSVASSGDSELRTIVLSSIGIVVAIAAGFLPESARGVPVRLLGVAAGWVAVSGAALVRGSAVATGTEDGVLVIEFWPLVALVAGIAIAMTWARSASRPAWLGEALLAASVALATIPTVLAIVAGDQPTLRAAVLFPLLAAVHVAASATTARPVGGPMLGWTSLGALVLGGLAALVSGDVDPFDIVTVSVGGALIGAGAFRMRRSPELGSWPALGPGLAVLLLPALLADFTDPEVWRNVALGIAAVTAVVVGAMHRLQAPLLLGGAVLLVHAIVQLWPWITELYEAVWWWLWLGIAGVLLVVLAATYERQLRLARGTVRSIAALR; from the coding sequence ATGACTGACCGACCCCTCGGCGCCGCGCGCGATCTTCAGCGCTGGCCGGCCGATCCCGACCAGCTCGTCGACACGACGCGCTGCCCGGCCTGCTTCGCACCGCTCGACTCCACTCGCTGCCGCGAGTGCGGCCTCGAGCTCGGCGTGCCGGCGGCGGCCGAGCTGCTCGCCCTGTCGACGCGCGTGCACGCCGAGCTGATTGCGCGCCGGAGCCTCATCACGCGCATGCGAGTGGAGCAGGCGACGGCCGAGCGAGCGGCGGCGGTTGCGGCCGTGCCACCGGTCGCGATCGCGCCGGCAACCTCCGCTCCCACGGTCGCGACAGTCGCCGCAGTGCCGCCAGCCGCATCCGCCCCGCCGTCGCCACTGCCGCCCGCGGCATCCGTCGGCGAGGCCGCACCACGTTCATCGCGGTCGAGCGTGCAGGTGCTGCTCCTCACCCTCGGCGTGGTGCTCATCTCGATCACGGCGATCGTGTTCCTCTTCGTCGCCTACCTCGTGGCGACGCTCGAGGTGCGCTCGGTGATCATCGCGGTCGCGAGCGTGCTCGTGCTGGGTGTGGCGTGGCTCCTTCGGGCGCGCCGGCTGCCGGGCACGGCCGAGGGCGTGGCATCCGTCGCCATCGTGCTGCTGCTGCTCGATGTGTGGATCGTTCGCGCGAACGGGCTGTTCGGCACCGATTCCGTCGATGCCGCGGGCTATACGGGCGCTGCGCTGCTCGTGGTCTCGATCGCCTTGCTCGGCGTGCGCGCGGTCAGCGGCATCCGGGTCGCCGGCTTCGCTGCAGCTGGGCTCGCGCCGGTGGGCGTGTTCCTGCTCGCCTTCCAGGCAGCACCCGAGGGCGAGTTCGCCACCGGCGTGTGGCTCGGATGCCTCGCGGCGTCGCTGCTCGGCACGCTCGCGGTGCTGACCCCGCGCACGGTCGAGCGGGTGATCGTGCTCGGGGCCGGCTTCGCGGCCGGCATCGTCGCGCTCACCGCAGCCGTGTGGGCGCTGCCCGAGTCCGACTGGAACCAGCTGTGGAGCTTCCTCGCGGTCGGTGCGGCCTGGCTACTCGCCCTCATCGCGTTGCGGGCACGCGGTGGCAACCTCTCAGTGGGGTGGACGCGCATCGCCGCCCTCGCACTCGGCGCGAGCCTCGCGCTCGCCCCGGCGGTCTCGATCTTCTCCGAGCTCGACCTGGAGGAACAGGCGCTCTGGCTCGCGCCCGCGGCCGCAGGCGCGGTGGTGAGCGTGCTCGCCGCCGTCGCACGCCTCGTGGCCACGGCATCGCGTGATGCGTTCCGGGCGGCGGCGGCTGCCGTCGTCGTCACGCTCGTCGCCGCCGTGCCGGGCCTCGTGGTGGGCGTTGCCACCGTCGCCGCGCGCCTCTTCGCGAGCGCGCCGCCGTGGCAGCTCGGCGCCGACTCGCCCGTCGTCTCGTTGGTCGCGGAAGCGGAGCTCGCCGCAGTGCTCGTGCCGTTCGTGCTCGCAACGGGTGCGCTCGTCGTCACGGCGCTCGCCCGTCGCTTCCGCACCTTCGCAGCGCTGCCGATCGGCGCGGCACTTGCCGGGGTGCTCGTCAGCGGCGCCGTCGCACCCGGCGTGGCACTCTCAGCGGCGGTACTCCTCGCGCTGGGAGCGGTTGCGCTCGCCCTGGCCGCGATGCTCCGTCCACTTGCGGTACGCGGGCTCCTGACCACGCTGCTCATCGTCGGTGCGAGCGGCGGCGCGCTCGCGTGGTGGGTCGGCTACTCGAGCGCCGACGTCTGGCCGTGGGCGGTCGTGCTCGTGATCGCCACCATCATCGCCGGCCGGGTGTTCGGGCGCCAGGTCTGGACTGCACCTGCCGCGCCGGCGGCCGGCGCAACGCACCTCGCGCTCGCGGCGACACTCGCCGCCACCGCCGTGTTCTCGATCGTGCCGTGGCTCGAGTCGACCGGGGTCGTGCTCGCCGCCCCCTGGGCCTCACCGTGGATGTGGCTCGCGACCATCGGCTCGGCACTGCTCATCGTTGCCGCGTTCGCGCGAGTCGGTACCCCGGCTGACCGCCTGGCGACCGTCGTGCCGATCTTCGCTGCATCGGCGATCGCGCTCATCGGTGTCGCATTGGAAACGGATGCCCCGCTGCGCTGGCTGCCCGCCGTGATCTTCGTCGTCGCGGGCCTCCTGTGGCTGCGCACCGGCACGCTGCCGTCGATGCAGGCGAGCTTCGGGGCCGCGACCCCGCTCGCTCTGGCGCTCGGCGCAGGCCTGGCGGCCGACGAACTGTTCGGCCCCGAGTTCGTGGGCGCCGGCGTGGCCGGTGCGTCCCTGCTCGCCGCCGCACTCGCCCACGTCGTGCTGCCCGCCGACGCTCGCGCTGCGCGGCTCGGCTGGAGCATCGCGGTCGGACTCGCCGCGTTCGCGGCGCTCCTGCTCGGCGCAACCGGCCCGAACTTCACCGACCAGCTCTGGCTCGTGCTGCTGCTCCTGACGCCCATTCCGATCGTCATGGCGGCGCTCGACGGCGACCCGATCGCCGGTCGGCAGCCGAGCCGGCATCTCGCCTGGCTCAGCCTCGGCCTCGCCGTGGCCACCGTGTGGGCGTGGCTCGCCGGCGACGGCGTCGACAACGTCGAGGCCTACACGCTGCCGCTCGCGGTCGCGCTGGCGGTGACGGGCGGCCTGATCACCTGGCGACGCGGCACTGGCGACGCGCGTGCGTCCGGGCGCACGGCACTCTTCGGCGTCGCGGCCGCGGTCGCGGTGCTTCCGAGCGTCGCGTCGAGCGGCGACTCCGAGCTGCGCACGATCGTGCTGAGCTCGATCGGCATCGTGGTGGCGATCGCGGCCGGGTTCCTGCCGGAGTCGGCGCGCGGCGTACCCGTGCGGTTGCTCGGCGTGGCCGCCGGATGGGTCGCGGTCAGCGGTGCGGCGCTCGTGCGCGGTTCGGCGGTGGCGACCGGCACGGAAGACGGCGTCCTCGTCATCGAGTTCTGGCCGCTCGTGGCGCTCGTGGCCGGCATCGCGATCGCGATGACGTGGGCGCGCTCGGCGTCGCGACCCGCGTGGCTCGGCGAAGCGCTGCTCGCGGCATCCGTCGCGCTTGCAACCATTCCCACGGTGCTCGCGATCGTCGCGGGCGACCAGCCGACCCTGCGTGCCGCCGTGCTCTTCCCGTTGCTCGCCGCCGTGCACGTCGCGGCGTCGGCGACGACGGCGCGACCCGTCGGTGGGCCGATGCTCGGCTGGACGTCGCTCGGTGCGCTCGTGCTCGGCGGGCTCGCGGCGCTCGTGTCCGGCGACGTCGACCCGTTCGACATCGTGACCGTATCGGTGGGCGGCGCACTCATCGGCGCCGGCGCGTTCCGCATGCGCCGCTCCCCCGAGCTCGGCAGCTGGCCGGCACTCGGACCGGGCCTCGCGGTGCTGTTGCTGCCGGCGCTCCTCGCCGACTTCACCGACCCCGAAGTCTGGCGGAACGTCGCGCTCGGCATCGCCGCCGTCACCGCGGTCGTGGTCGGCGCGATGCATCGCCTGCAGGCGCCGCTGCTGCTCGGCGGCGCCGTGTTGCTCGTGCACGCGATCGTGCAGCTCTGGCCGTGGATCACCGAGCTCTACGAAGCCGTCTGGTGGTGGCTGTGGCTCGGCATCGCGGGCGTGCTGCTCGTGGTGCTCGCCGCGACCTACGAGCGCCAGCTGCGCCTCGCCCGAGGCACCGTGCGATCGATCGCGGCACTGCGATAG
- a CDS encoding DUF3467 domain-containing protein — MTDPVQRPPMEFAVSLPPEQEVGVFADFANIWHTPNTFVLDFLTVKRPAHASADAATGQPPHAVLESRVAARVRIPPEQIFMLIKALQTQGDQWLAETGRVEPPDAWAPHGPGQ, encoded by the coding sequence ATGACCGATCCAGTGCAGCGCCCCCCAATGGAGTTCGCCGTCAGCCTTCCTCCCGAGCAGGAGGTGGGCGTCTTCGCCGACTTCGCGAACATCTGGCACACGCCCAACACCTTCGTGCTCGATTTCCTGACCGTGAAGCGGCCGGCGCATGCGTCGGCGGATGCCGCAACCGGCCAGCCTCCGCACGCGGTGCTCGAGTCCCGCGTCGCGGCGCGCGTGCGGATTCCCCCGGAGCAGATCTTCATGCTCATCAAGGCGCTGCAGACCCAGGGCGACCAGTGGCTCGCCGAGACCGGCCGAGTCGAGCCGCCCGATGCGTGGGCGCCGCACGGGCCCGGGCAGTAG
- a CDS encoding Dps family protein, with protein MTDTKTTPKTGANADVAAGVAQFLTPVVQELVALAVNGKQAHWHVRGVNFIAVHELLDVVVGHAQDWADLAAERVVALGLPVDGRLKSVSDKSGAANPKLGFQPYDEAIADVVAQIDLAAAKVDEAIEGLEELDPVSQDVAIEIRRGLDKDRWFLFSHVAVK; from the coding sequence ATGACCGACACCAAGACCACGCCGAAGACGGGTGCGAACGCGGATGTCGCCGCTGGCGTCGCGCAGTTCCTCACGCCCGTCGTGCAAGAGCTCGTCGCGCTCGCCGTCAACGGCAAGCAAGCGCACTGGCACGTTCGCGGCGTGAACTTCATCGCCGTACACGAGCTGCTCGACGTGGTCGTCGGCCACGCCCAGGACTGGGCCGACCTCGCGGCTGAGCGGGTCGTCGCGTTGGGTCTGCCGGTCGACGGCCGCCTCAAGTCGGTCTCCGACAAGAGCGGCGCGGCCAACCCGAAGCTCGGCTTCCAGCCCTACGACGAGGCGATCGCCGACGTCGTCGCGCAGATCGACCTCGCCGCGGCGAAGGTCGATGAGGCCATCGAGGGACTCGAGGAGCTCGACCCCGTGAGCCAGGACGTCGCCATCGAGATCCGCCGCGGCCTCGACAAGGACCGCTGGTTCCTCTTCTCGCACGTCGCCGTGAAGTAG
- a CDS encoding response regulator transcription factor: MTDPARGPLRIVLAEDSVLLREGLVRLFDEAGFETVAAYGEADSLLAAIDETDPDLAVLDVRMPPTFRDEGVRAAIELRRRKPKLGVLLLSQYVEGTYAHELLSSGEGGMGYLLKDRVASLDELEDAVERVSQGGTVLDPQVVRELLSRRSDPLESLTPREREVMTLMAEGRTNAGIAKQLYIGVGAVEKNVTSIFQKLNLEDSGTDHRRVLAVLTWLQR; this comes from the coding sequence ATGACCGACCCCGCCCGCGGCCCGCTTCGAATCGTGCTCGCCGAGGACTCGGTGCTCTTGCGCGAGGGCCTCGTACGGCTCTTCGACGAGGCGGGATTCGAGACGGTCGCGGCCTATGGCGAAGCCGACTCGCTGCTTGCCGCGATCGATGAGACCGACCCCGACCTCGCCGTCCTCGACGTGCGGATGCCGCCCACGTTCCGCGACGAGGGCGTGCGTGCCGCGATCGAACTGCGGCGGCGCAAGCCGAAGCTCGGCGTGCTGCTGCTCAGCCAATACGTGGAGGGCACGTATGCCCACGAACTGCTCTCATCGGGCGAAGGCGGCATGGGCTACCTGCTGAAGGACCGCGTGGCATCGCTCGACGAGCTCGAAGACGCGGTGGAGCGGGTGAGTCAGGGCGGCACCGTGCTCGACCCGCAGGTCGTTCGCGAGCTGCTCTCGCGGCGCAGCGACCCGCTGGAATCGCTCACCCCGCGCGAACGCGAGGTGATGACGCTCATGGCCGAGGGCCGCACGAATGCAGGCATCGCGAAACAGCTCTACATCGGCGTCGGCGCGGTGGAGAAGAACGTCACCTCGATCTTCCAGAAGCTCAACCTGGAAGACTCGGGCACCGACCACCGGCGCGTGCTCGCGGTGCTCACCTGGCTGCAGCGGTAG
- a CDS encoding sensor histidine kinase: protein MDLATIERKLDRDPDAARELIVEARDQARETLDELRALSRGFAPPILQDRGLAAGLESLATRSPVPVTVEMDLPPDAALPTAIERNAYFVAAELLTNAVKHADATGIRLRVSTRDTGATGHWLDVWVTDNGTGGAVSTPGHGLAGLTERVYGLRGTLVVDSPPGGPTMIGAHIPYTPLGASGIV, encoded by the coding sequence ATGGACCTCGCCACGATCGAGCGCAAGCTCGACCGCGACCCGGATGCGGCCCGCGAGCTCATCGTCGAGGCGCGCGACCAGGCGCGGGAGACCCTCGACGAGTTGCGCGCCCTGTCGCGCGGCTTCGCCCCGCCGATCCTCCAGGACCGCGGCCTCGCCGCGGGGCTGGAGTCGCTCGCCACGCGGAGTCCGGTGCCGGTGACCGTCGAGATGGACCTGCCGCCGGATGCCGCGCTCCCGACCGCGATCGAACGCAACGCCTACTTCGTGGCCGCCGAGCTCCTCACCAACGCGGTCAAGCACGCCGATGCCACGGGCATCCGACTGCGCGTTTCGACGCGCGACACCGGAGCGACCGGGCACTGGCTGGATGTCTGGGTCACCGATAACGGAACAGGCGGCGCCGTCTCGACGCCGGGTCACGGCCTCGCCGGACTCACCGAGCGCGTCTACGGGCTGCGGGGAACTCTCGTGGTCGACAGCCCCCCGGGCGGGCCGACCATGATCGGCGCGCACATTCCGTATACGCCGCTCGGGGCATCCGGCATCGTCTGA
- a CDS encoding multicopper oxidase family protein has protein sequence MPEARTHTSRLRRPRATLSALAAVAAGGLIAVAFAGCGIAGPGQVSTIGKVDFDKPLAIPPLAESTVDADGTRVFALDAQAGATEFEPGESSDTWGFNGRYLGPTIVAKRGEHVRVDMTNSLDEPTTVHWHGMHLPAEMDGGPHQMVEPGGSWSPEWDIDQQAATLWYHPHPHGETEDHVSRGLAGMFLVQDDAEAALALPREYGVDDVPVIVQDTGFSAEGEQEANPRGYAGGLGDELIVNGTRGPYLDVHDEVVRLRLLNASTARSYAFAWSDGRPMELIGTDGGLLEAPVELDHVRLSPGERAEVLLRVTPGEEVVLQSRMTPEIAALVGPVAATNGGTDSFDVLQVRAADELDPAPAVPEQLNSIPAFDEAEVVTTRTFELNDSFEINGEAMDMGRIDETVTVGTLERWVVENATSVPHSFHVHDVQFRVASIDGAAPPPELAGWKDTIFTEPETEYELLMRFEDYSDPDTPYMYHCHLLWHEDQGMMGQFAVVEPGQRATMTEGTHHEH, from the coding sequence ATGCCTGAAGCACGCACCCATACCTCTCGTCTCCGTCGCCCGCGGGCGACGCTCAGCGCCCTCGCCGCAGTCGCCGCCGGCGGCCTCATCGCCGTGGCCTTCGCCGGCTGCGGCATCGCCGGCCCCGGCCAGGTCTCGACGATCGGCAAGGTCGACTTCGACAAGCCCCTCGCGATCCCTCCGCTCGCCGAGTCGACCGTCGACGCCGACGGCACCCGGGTCTTCGCCCTCGACGCCCAGGCCGGCGCGACCGAGTTCGAACCCGGGGAGTCGAGCGACACCTGGGGCTTCAACGGCCGCTACCTCGGCCCGACCATCGTCGCGAAGCGCGGCGAGCACGTGCGGGTCGACATGACGAACTCGCTCGACGAGCCCACGACCGTGCACTGGCACGGCATGCACCTGCCCGCCGAAATGGACGGCGGGCCGCACCAGATGGTCGAGCCGGGCGGCTCATGGTCGCCCGAATGGGACATCGACCAGCAGGCCGCGACGCTCTGGTACCACCCGCACCCTCACGGCGAGACCGAAGACCACGTCTCCCGCGGGCTCGCGGGCATGTTCCTCGTACAGGACGACGCCGAGGCCGCGCTCGCACTGCCGCGCGAGTACGGGGTCGACGACGTGCCGGTCATCGTCCAGGACACCGGGTTCTCGGCTGAGGGCGAGCAGGAGGCGAACCCGCGCGGGTACGCGGGCGGACTCGGCGACGAGCTCATCGTCAACGGAACGCGCGGCCCCTACCTCGACGTCCACGACGAGGTCGTGCGCCTCCGGCTCCTGAACGCGTCGACGGCGCGCAGCTACGCCTTCGCCTGGAGCGATGGCCGGCCGATGGAGCTCATCGGCACCGATGGCGGCCTCCTCGAAGCACCCGTCGAGCTCGACCACGTGCGGCTGTCACCGGGGGAGCGGGCCGAAGTGCTCCTGCGCGTCACGCCCGGCGAGGAGGTCGTCCTGCAGTCGCGGATGACCCCCGAGATCGCCGCGCTCGTGGGACCCGTCGCTGCGACGAACGGCGGCACGGATTCGTTCGACGTACTTCAGGTGCGTGCGGCCGACGAGCTCGACCCGGCCCCGGCAGTGCCCGAGCAGTTGAACAGCATCCCGGCCTTCGACGAGGCCGAGGTCGTGACGACCCGCACGTTCGAACTGAACGACAGCTTCGAGATCAACGGCGAGGCGATGGACATGGGCCGCATCGATGAGACCGTCACGGTCGGCACCCTCGAGCGCTGGGTGGTCGAGAACGCGACCTCGGTGCCGCACAGCTTCCACGTGCACGACGTGCAGTTTCGCGTCGCCTCCATCGACGGCGCTGCGCCGCCGCCCGAGCTCGCCGGCTGGAAGGACACGATCTTCACCGAGCCCGAGACCGAGTACGAGCTCCTGATGCGCTTCGAGGACTACTCCGATCCCGACACGCCGTACATGTACCACTGCCACCTGCTGTGGCACGAGGACCAGGGGATGATGGGGCAGTTCGCCGTCGTCGAGCCGGGTCAGCGTGCGACGATGACTGAGGGAACCCACCATGAGCACTGA
- a CDS encoding amidohydrolase: MNGDVRLTSARLPGVEGLVDVHVAGGIVAAITPAGAAPPRDGASVAVRDIDVEGRWVIPGLHDRHVHASQWAMVSRRLDLAGADSAAAVAALVAASVDRGDAEVIGFGYRDGLWTDAPTRAVLDAVSGDVPVVLVAADLHACWLNSAAVRRHGVEQLAGASGLLREDDCFRLVRAIDDVADDVLDEWVAEAAARAAARGVVGIVDYEMRWNRDDWVRRVGSGLRSLRVSFGIYTQHLDRAIAEGLRTGEVVPGTDGLVTVGAYKVITDGSLNTRTAWCFDPYPGLAPDEHPYGLATVSYDELVPLMRRAHEAGIAPAVHAIGDRANARVLDAFEAVGCSGSIEHAQLLRREDVARFAQLGVVASVQPEHAMDDRDVADRYWAGRTDRAFMLADLAAAGVELALGSDAPVAPLDPWVAISAAVGRARDGREPWHPEQAIEARAALVASTGGRGAVVRSGAPADLAIVELDPLAASADDLRTMPVAATLLAGRFTHDAR, from the coding sequence GTGAACGGCGACGTGCGCCTCACGTCGGCGCGGCTGCCCGGCGTCGAGGGGCTCGTCGACGTGCACGTGGCCGGTGGGATCGTCGCGGCGATCACGCCTGCGGGCGCCGCACCGCCTCGCGACGGGGCATCCGTCGCCGTTCGCGACATCGACGTCGAGGGTCGCTGGGTGATCCCAGGGCTCCACGACCGCCACGTGCACGCCTCGCAATGGGCGATGGTGTCGCGCAGGCTCGACCTGGCGGGCGCCGACTCGGCGGCGGCGGTCGCGGCGCTTGTCGCGGCATCCGTCGACCGTGGCGACGCCGAGGTGATCGGGTTCGGCTACCGCGACGGGCTGTGGACCGATGCCCCGACTCGCGCCGTGCTCGATGCGGTCTCGGGCGACGTGCCGGTCGTGCTCGTCGCGGCCGACCTGCACGCGTGCTGGCTGAACTCGGCCGCGGTCCGCCGCCACGGCGTCGAGCAGCTCGCGGGCGCGAGCGGGCTGCTCCGTGAAGACGACTGCTTCCGCCTCGTTCGCGCGATCGATGACGTCGCCGACGACGTGCTCGACGAATGGGTGGCCGAGGCCGCCGCACGCGCGGCGGCTCGCGGCGTGGTCGGCATCGTCGACTACGAGATGCGCTGGAATCGCGACGACTGGGTGCGGCGCGTGGGCTCGGGCCTCCGTTCGCTGCGCGTGTCGTTCGGCATCTATACGCAGCATCTCGATCGGGCGATCGCCGAGGGCCTTCGTACCGGCGAGGTCGTTCCCGGCACCGACGGCCTCGTCACCGTCGGCGCCTACAAGGTCATCACCGACGGCTCCCTGAACACCCGCACCGCGTGGTGCTTCGACCCGTACCCGGGCCTGGCGCCCGACGAGCACCCCTACGGCCTCGCGACCGTGTCGTACGACGAGCTCGTGCCGCTCATGCGCCGCGCGCACGAGGCCGGCATCGCCCCGGCGGTGCACGCGATCGGCGACCGGGCCAACGCTCGAGTGCTCGACGCGTTCGAGGCGGTCGGATGCAGCGGCTCGATCGAGCACGCCCAGCTGCTGCGCAGGGAAGACGTCGCCCGCTTCGCGCAACTCGGCGTCGTCGCGAGCGTGCAGCCCGAGCACGCGATGGACGACCGCGACGTCGCCGACCGCTATTGGGCCGGACGCACCGACCGCGCCTTCATGCTGGCCGACCTCGCGGCGGCCGGCGTCGAGCTCGCCCTCGGCTCCGACGCGCCGGTGGCGCCGCTCGACCCCTGGGTCGCGATCTCCGCGGCGGTCGGCCGCGCCCGCGACGGGCGCGAGCCGTGGCATCCCGAGCAGGCGATCGAGGCGCGTGCCGCGCTGGTCGCATCCACCGGTGGTCGGGGAGCAGTGGTCCGGTCCGGAGCCCCGGCCGATCTCGCCATCGTCGAGCTCGATCCGCTCGCGGCATCCGCCGACGACCTTCGCACGATGCCCGTCGCGGCGACGCTGCTCGCAGGCCGCTTCACGCACGACGCGCGCTGA